The following coding sequences lie in one Terriglobales bacterium genomic window:
- a CDS encoding L-threonylcarbamoyladenylate synthase, whose product MSAEIVKINSNNPEPALISYVAQRIQSGHVMGLPTDTFYGLAADPYNLRAVELIYHVKSRSKHKPLSLLVESVDQAEELADVNSSDLFDILARKYWPGPLTIIVKAAGRVPLKVTANTGNVALRVPSASIPLAVIRAAGVPITATSANVSGASECTTAEGVRQQLGNLIPLIVDGGPSPREVASTIVDLSGDHWRVLREGTIPTQELTQLLGE is encoded by the coding sequence TTGTCCGCTGAAATCGTAAAAATCAATAGCAACAACCCGGAACCCGCCCTGATCAGCTACGTAGCCCAACGCATTCAATCGGGCCATGTCATGGGCCTGCCCACCGACACCTTTTACGGACTGGCCGCCGATCCTTATAACCTGCGCGCGGTTGAGCTGATCTATCACGTGAAATCGCGCTCCAAACACAAGCCGCTCTCGCTTTTGGTCGAGAGCGTGGACCAAGCCGAAGAGCTGGCCGATGTGAACTCTTCCGATCTGTTCGACATCCTGGCGCGCAAGTACTGGCCGGGACCGCTCACGATTATTGTCAAAGCAGCGGGGCGAGTGCCGCTCAAAGTCACGGCCAATACGGGCAACGTCGCCCTACGAGTACCGTCGGCGAGCATTCCGTTGGCGGTGATCCGAGCGGCTGGAGTCCCGATCACTGCGACCTCGGCCAACGTCAGCGGCGCCAGCGAGTGTACCACCGCCGAAGGCGTGCGTCAGCAGCTCGGAAACCTCATTCCCCTCATCGTGGATGGAGGCCCCTCGCCGCGCGAGGTCGCTTCAACTATCGTTGACCTTAGCGGCGATCACTGGCGAGTCCTGCGAGAAGGGACCATTCCCACGCAAGAGCTGACGCAACTGCTGGGAGAGTGA
- a CDS encoding RNA methyltransferase, which translates to METLSRRRLNSVTSRQNPLVKQLRRAFTQAEPTPDGHIAIEGVRLIEEAIRSGLRLHAIFFSKSAGQRAERLLLQVGKNVETLVLPDEVFASAVATEHSQGVAALVTPKKFRLDDVVAPGALLVVVMGIQDPGNLGTLLRSAEAFGASSVILAEGTVSAFNSKVIRAAAGSLFRLPCVSATFAEVLPVLRSHNLRVIATSSHKGTLLPEADLKGGVALLIGNEGAGVSREALAQADERVVIPHSEKVESLNAGVAASLILYEAARQRSQH; encoded by the coding sequence ATGGAAACTCTGTCACGCCGCCGCCTGAACTCCGTAACCAGCCGCCAGAATCCGCTGGTCAAGCAGTTGCGCCGCGCCTTCACCCAGGCTGAGCCTACCCCCGACGGCCACATCGCGATCGAGGGCGTCCGCCTGATCGAAGAGGCCATTCGCAGCGGACTCCGCCTGCACGCCATCTTTTTCAGCAAATCCGCCGGCCAGCGCGCCGAGCGGCTGCTGCTCCAGGTAGGCAAGAACGTAGAGACCCTGGTGTTGCCCGACGAAGTCTTCGCCAGCGCAGTTGCTACCGAGCATAGTCAGGGCGTGGCGGCGCTGGTTACGCCCAAAAAATTCCGGCTGGATGACGTGGTCGCTCCCGGCGCACTACTGGTTGTCGTCATGGGAATCCAGGACCCGGGAAACCTCGGCACCCTGCTGCGCTCGGCCGAAGCCTTCGGGGCGAGCAGCGTAATTCTCGCAGAAGGGACCGTAAGCGCCTTCAACTCTAAAGTCATACGCGCCGCCGCCGGATCACTCTTCCGTCTCCCCTGCGTTTCTGCAACCTTTGCGGAAGTCTTGCCGGTGTTGCGCAGCCACAACCTGCGTGTAATTGCGACCTCTTCCCATAAAGGAACCCTACTTCCTGAAGCCGACCTTAAAGGAGGGGTAGCCCTGCTGATCGGCAACGAAGGCGCTGGCGTCTCCCGCGAAGCTCTCGCCCAGGCCGATGAGCGCGTAGTGATCCCGCACTCAGAAAAGGTGGAGTCGCTCAACGCCGGGGTGGCGGCGTCGCTGATTCTGTACGAGGCCGCAAGACAAAGAAGCCAGCATTAA
- a CDS encoding YdcF family protein, whose protein sequence is MKPTPDGGQFKPGRKRRLFWRLLALLLVVFLAYCGLLYWRIAQQSGVDEARQADVIVVLGAAEYGGKPSPVYRARLEHAAELFEKSLAPFVITSGGTGGEVSFSEGQVGRDYLAEHGIPESQLIAETQSHDTNESAQRVAAIMRENGMKSCIAVSDDYHMYRVKKMLEAQGVVVYGSPRLESRPVSWVEHTKMIGEEIVKYILWKLHLS, encoded by the coding sequence ATGAAACCAACTCCAGACGGCGGCCAATTCAAACCGGGAAGGAAGCGCAGGCTCTTCTGGCGATTGCTTGCGTTGCTGCTGGTCGTCTTCCTGGCGTACTGCGGGCTGCTGTACTGGCGCATCGCGCAACAGTCGGGCGTGGATGAAGCCCGCCAAGCCGACGTGATCGTCGTCCTGGGTGCGGCGGAGTATGGCGGCAAACCTTCTCCGGTGTATCGCGCGCGGCTGGAGCACGCGGCTGAGCTATTTGAAAAAAGCCTGGCGCCCTTTGTGATTACCAGCGGTGGGACGGGCGGCGAGGTGAGCTTCAGCGAAGGCCAGGTAGGGCGGGATTATCTGGCGGAACACGGCATCCCAGAGAGCCAACTCATTGCCGAGACCCAGAGCCACGATACTAACGAATCGGCCCAACGCGTGGCCGCCATCATGCGCGAGAACGGAATGAAGAGCTGTATCGCAGTGAGCGATGACTACCATATGTATCGCGTGAAAAAGATGCTGGAGGCGCAGGGCGTGGTGGTGTATGGGTCTCCGCGGCTGGAGTCGAGGCCGGTTTCATGGGTCGAGCATACGAAAATGATTGGGGAAGAGATTGTTAAATATATTTTGTGGAAATTGCACTTGAGTTGA